One Dreissena polymorpha isolate Duluth1 chromosome 9, UMN_Dpol_1.0, whole genome shotgun sequence genomic window carries:
- the LOC127845071 gene encoding uncharacterized protein LOC127845071 isoform X1, which translates to MTTSETPQVATMAGNYVFMILLAVTVLLAAVGIFALSWYYRRQQTKKTNQGILLFVMCCCCRRRQTMTANQWILNGDVERQTHDPGDDIEIHRTTFLSASYVKLSQIFPAKEIKMYFRQLKIDECTIQRIETEHPGNVREQCYQLFMEWEHMRTNKTMMSHLEWSFELIRKLKHHLDERLTEMPECLKKQCYSILDKHSREIKKKFPRKKTM; encoded by the exons ATGACAACATCAGAGACTCCACAAGTGGCTACAATGGCtggaaattatgtatttatgatattactTGCTGTAACAGTGCTTCTAGCTGCCGTTGGGATATTCGCTTTAAGCTGGTATTACAGACGACAGCAAACAAAGAAAACAAACCAGGGGATCTTGCTCTTCGTTATGTGCTGTTGTTGCAGACGACGACAGACAATGACAGCAAACCAATGGATCTTGAATGGTGACGTAGAAAGGCAAACTC ATGACCCCGGGGACGATATTGAAATTCACAGGACAACGTTTC TTTCAGCATCGTATGTCAAGCTAAGTCAGATCTTCCCAGCAAAAGAAATAAAGATGTACTTCCGGCAGTTGAAAATAG ATGAATGCACCATTCAACGAATTGAAACTGAACACCCAGGCAACGTTCGGGAGCagtgctaccagttgtttatggAATGGGAGCACATGCGCACAAACAAAACTATGATGTCGCACCTTGAATGGTCATTTGAGTTAATTCGAAAACTTAAACACCACCTTGACGAGCGTTTAACAGAAATGCCAGAGTGTTTGAAAAAGCAATGTTATTCCATTTTAGACAAACACTCACGAGAAATAAAGAAAAAGTTTcccagaaaaaaaacaatgtga
- the LOC127845071 gene encoding uncharacterized protein LOC127845071 isoform X2, whose protein sequence is MLLAAVGIFALSWYYRRQQTKKTNQGILLFVMCCCCRRRQTMTANQWILNGDVERQTHDPGDDIEIHRTTFLSASYVKLSQIFPAKEIKMYFRQLKIDECTIQRIETEHPGNVREQCYQLFMEWEHMRTNKTMMSHLEWSFELIRKLKHHLDERLTEMPECLKKQCYSILDKHSREIKKKFPRKKTM, encoded by the exons A TGCTTCTAGCTGCCGTTGGGATATTCGCTTTAAGCTGGTATTACAGACGACAGCAAACAAAGAAAACAAACCAGGGGATCTTGCTCTTCGTTATGTGCTGTTGTTGCAGACGACGACAGACAATGACAGCAAACCAATGGATCTTGAATGGTGACGTAGAAAGGCAAACTC ATGACCCCGGGGACGATATTGAAATTCACAGGACAACGTTTC TTTCAGCATCGTATGTCAAGCTAAGTCAGATCTTCCCAGCAAAAGAAATAAAGATGTACTTCCGGCAGTTGAAAATAG ATGAATGCACCATTCAACGAATTGAAACTGAACACCCAGGCAACGTTCGGGAGCagtgctaccagttgtttatggAATGGGAGCACATGCGCACAAACAAAACTATGATGTCGCACCTTGAATGGTCATTTGAGTTAATTCGAAAACTTAAACACCACCTTGACGAGCGTTTAACAGAAATGCCAGAGTGTTTGAAAAAGCAATGTTATTCCATTTTAGACAAACACTCACGAGAAATAAAGAAAAAGTTTcccagaaaaaaaacaatgtga